The Anopheles coluzzii chromosome 2, AcolN3, whole genome shotgun sequence genome window below encodes:
- the LOC120947415 gene encoding protein piccolo translates to MKYTLALLPLAGLITLATAQYGPAPPRLNIPGAIPLPPIREERLLPQQSPQVIRVRRPGAVRIAAPNAIHHQLPSALPKFHDIPSTVEHKPVTEEPEDDFRPAFIPQLQQPHHHHPSPATLASPAAPSPAASPALQFPIPADEQPSERDRELQQNVLSRFNAQENRPAPIQRAQIPERFFATDKEPARFPAERPQPQQQQQQQPTPKQYRPAPQQIARPAPIAAPQQSFRQQQHFQDEDRRPAPHQQAARPHTQQDQDRQRKPVAQILRKWREEHEDGSITWGFENDDGSFKEETIGIDCVTRGRYGYVDPDGEKREYTYETGIQCDPNQRDEDDEDNLEVDYQENKAVLPNGVRLDLNNMGKKQSKRPGGQQQQQQQQQQYYRN, encoded by the exons ATGAAATATACGCTAGCTTTG CTTCCCCTGGCGGGACTCATCACCCTAGCGACAGCCCAGTACGGTCCGGCCCCGCCGAGGCTGAACATCCCCGGCGCCATCCCGCTGCCGCCGATACGCGAGGAGCGGCTGCTCCCGCAGCAGTCACCGCAAGTAATACGCGTGCGGCGTCCGGGCGCGGTGCGCATCGCCGCCCCGAACGCCATCCACCACCAACTGCCGTCCGCCCTTCCCAAATTCCACGACATCCCGAGCACGGTCGAGCACAAGCCGGTGACCGAGGAGCCGGAGGACGACTTCCGACCCGCTTTCATCCCGCAGCTCCAAcaaccccaccaccaccatccctcGCCCGCGACCCTTGCCTCTCCGGCGGCGCCGTCCCCGGCCGCCTCCCCGGCCCTGCAGTTCCCGATCCCGGCGGACGAGCAGCCGAGCGAGCGCGACCGCGAACTACAGCAAAATGTTCTCTCTCGCTTCAATGCACAGGAAAACCGGCCGGCACCGATCCAGCGCGCCCAGATCCCGGAGCGCTTCTTCGCCACCGACAAGGAACCGGCCCGGTTCCCGGCCGAGCGGCcccagccgcagcagcagcagcagcagcaacccacCCCGAAGCAGTACCGACCGGCACCGCAGCAGATTGCCCGCCCGGCACCGATCGCAGCGCCGCAGCAGTCgttccgccagcagcagcacttccAGGACGAGGACCGCCGGCCCGCCCCGCACCAGCAGGCGGCCCGCCCGCACACGCAGCAGGACCAGGACCGGCAGCGCAAGCCGGTCGCGCAGATCCTGCGCAAGTGGCGCGAGGAGCACGAGGACGGTTCGATTACCTGGGGCTTCGAGAACGATGACGGCTCGTTCAAGGAGGAAACGATCGGGATCGACTGCGTCACCCG CGGCCGCTACGGATACGTCGACCCGGACGGCGAGAAGCGTGAGTACACGTACGAAACCGGCATCCAGTGCGACCCGAACCAGcgggacgaggacgacgaggacaACCTGGAGGTGGACTACCAGGAGAACAAGGCCGTCCTGCCGAACGGTGTGCGGCTCGATCTGAACAACATGGGCAAGAAGCAGTCCAAGCGACCGggtggccagcagcagcagcagcagcagcagcagcagtactaTCGTAACTAG